The segment CGGATTGGTGGATGCTTCATGACACGCTGGTTGGAGTTGGGACAGTCCTACCAGTTACCAACTTTTGTAAAGGGACGCCCAGAGTTGGTACAGCTTGGCTTTGAGCATGAACAGGCCAACCGCATCATGACCCTGTTTACTCGCTTGATGCTGCTGCAGGGGATCATGGCTGGATCTGGTTTCAATCCTACCTTTGCCCATCAAGATCGACACCTGGATCACTATTTTGAGAAAGCAGAAACTTGCTTTGACCAAATCAATCAGCAGTTGAAGTCAGGGCAGTTTTATGATCAAGAAGTGTTCGAGACCAAGCACACGGGTTTTGCCCGATTAGTCGATTGACAGACCTCCAATTAACGACGCAACGAAAAGGAGTTGCCTATGAAGCATTGATTTCTTGATGATTTTTTTTCCTTTTAATTTTCAAGCGAGGTAACCGATGAAAATCCGATTTCTTCTACCGCTCGTCGTCACGCTTTGTTTTGCTACTCAGCTATTGGCAATGCCGAAGAACAGCAATCCACTCTCAGACTCACGAGTCCGCCAAGCGATTGCTTATGCAATTGACATGGACACCATTCAAGAGACCTTGCTCGAAGGCAAGGCCATCGTTGCAGACAGTCACATCCCGAACGGTCCCTTCAAAAAACCTGGTCTGCCCAAGTATTCCTATGATCCAGACAAGGCCCGGCAGTTGTTGAAAGAAGCCAACTGGAATTCGAGCCAGGAACTCGACATGGTCTACTATTATGGAGACCAACAAACTGTTGACTTGATGACTGCCATTCAAGCCTACTTAGGTGATGTCGGTGTTAAGATGAATTTCCGCAGGCTGGAAGGAGATGTTGGTGCTCAGTTGTGGACAGCTCCAAAAGATCCTCAGAATGGCCCCTCTATAGTAAAATGGGATCTAGCTTATGGAGCACATGGCCCGCTAGCGCTGCAAGAGTACTTCAGTCGCTATAAGACTGGCGACATGTCCATCTCACCAGCAGATGCCAAGGTGGATGCAATGATCGATATGCTGACCAGCACTGCAGACATTGGAGCTCAAAAGGAAATCTTCTTTGAAATGGAAGATTATATGCAGAATGAGCTCTTCACGTTACCTCTCTACTACCAGCAAGCTTTTATCTACGAGAGCAACAAGCTGAACCGAAATGGTGGGATATATGGTAACCCGCAGTACAACTATGATTGGGATGTCACCAAGTGGACCATGGAGCCTGACGCTAACGGCAAGATGGTAATGAACACCAACACGGGTCCTCTTGAATTTTTCAATCATCCCTGGTTCAACCCCGGCCTGTTCATCACAAACAAGGTTCTTCTCGACCGGCTGATCACGTGTGATGGAGGCTTGGCACCAACACGTCCAAAAATGGCCAAATACTACAACCTGAGCGAGGACGCTAGGACTCTGACCTTCGAGTTGAAGAATAATCTCCAGTGGCACGATGGATCAGCTATCACAGCTGACGAAATCCAGTGGAACATTGAGTTGGCGCTCAAAGTCCCTAATATCATGCCGATTTTCAAAACGACTTTCAGCTACCTAGAAGGAGCTGAGGCTTTCATGAATGGTTCGGCGTCTAGCGTTTCAGGGATCGCAGTCAATGGTAACAAGATTACACTGTCTTTTGCCAAAGTAGATCCCAACGTATTGCTGACATTCGCGCAATGGGCCCCACTACCTCGCAAGTATCTAAACGATGTGGATCCTGCCAAATTCCAGCAGCATCCGTTCTGGCAAAATCCAGTGGGTTCTGGTCCCTACAGGGTCAAGGAAGTCAAAATGAATGATTACTTGGTCATGGTTCCATTTGAGAACTATCATGAGGGAGTAGCTCGGATTGATGAGATCGTTGCCTACCCAAGTAATGACAACGATGCCAACCTCGTCAAGAATGCCTCGGCTCGTAAACTCGACTACGGCTTCACCAAGAACGTGGCCGATGTTAAATCTCTGGAAGAGATGGATCATATGCGCGTCCTTCCTGCAGACATCCCGTATACAAGGATGATCTGGTTTAACAAATACGCGAAAAATTAAGCCACTCGACCAACCTAGTACCTGTCTCCGGTCAGGTGCTGGGTGTAAGCTCTTATGTTTGTCTACTTCACTCGAAGACTGCTCTATTTGATCCCCATGTTACTGGGGATCAGTTTCCTCATCTATCTGGGGTTGGAACTGACTCCAGGGGACATACTCTCCTACCTGCTACCTCCTGAGGCCATTGCTGATCTGAGACCAGAAGAGCTGATGGCGATGCGTGAAGCACTGGGCTTAAACGATCCGTTTATCATTCGATACTTCTACTGGCTTGGCGCAATTCTTCAGGGAGATTTTGGCTACAGCCTTGCCAGTGGAGTTCCCATTTCAAAACTAGTCTTGGAACGTATTCCAGCTACTCTAGAGCTATCCATAGCTGCACTATTATTTTCAACCTTTTTTGGAGTCATTCTAGGTTCGATCAGCGCCCTGAAGCGAGGATCATTGATGGA is part of the SAR324 cluster bacterium genome and harbors:
- a CDS encoding ABC transporter substrate-binding protein translates to MKIRFLLPLVVTLCFATQLLAMPKNSNPLSDSRVRQAIAYAIDMDTIQETLLEGKAIVADSHIPNGPFKKPGLPKYSYDPDKARQLLKEANWNSSQELDMVYYYGDQQTVDLMTAIQAYLGDVGVKMNFRRLEGDVGAQLWTAPKDPQNGPSIVKWDLAYGAHGPLALQEYFSRYKTGDMSISPADAKVDAMIDMLTSTADIGAQKEIFFEMEDYMQNELFTLPLYYQQAFIYESNKLNRNGGIYGNPQYNYDWDVTKWTMEPDANGKMVMNTNTGPLEFFNHPWFNPGLFITNKVLLDRLITCDGGLAPTRPKMAKYYNLSEDARTLTFELKNNLQWHDGSAITADEIQWNIELALKVPNIMPIFKTTFSYLEGAEAFMNGSASSVSGIAVNGNKITLSFAKVDPNVLLTFAQWAPLPRKYLNDVDPAKFQQHPFWQNPVGSGPYRVKEVKMNDYLVMVPFENYHEGVARIDEIVAYPSNDNDANLVKNASARKLDYGFTKNVADVKSLEEMDHMRVLPADIPYTRMIWFNKYAKN